The sequence below is a genomic window from Salinispira pacifica.
GAGGCAAACTGAACCCCAATAACCGCTGGGTTCAGCTTGCTGATTTAATTCCCTGGGAAGATTTAGAAGCAGAATACGCCTCACAGTTTGCTATCGAAAGCGGGCAAGGCGCTCCGGCGATCCGTTTCCGTACAGCATTGGGTGCCCTGATTATAAAGGAAAAATTAGGAATTACAGATGAGGAAACCGTGGAGCAGATTCGTGAGACGCCTTACCTGCAATATCTCATCGGAATGCAGGGGTACCAAGATGAGACTCCTTTTGATCCATCAATGATGGTCCATTTCAGAAAGCGAATCAGCATGGACATGATCACTCACGCAAATGAATTGATTATTGCCGAAGAACGTAAAAAAAAACTGAAGATGATACGGAAGCTGAAAAAGAAGAAAATCCTGAGGTAGAAAACAACGGAAAGCTTCTGATTGATGCCACCTGCGTACCCGGTGATATTCGATATCCCACCGATCTTTCGATTTTAAACGAGAGCCGGGAAAAACTGGAAACCATCATAGACGTTCTTCACGCAAAACGGGCCAAGGGGGCGACAAAACCCCGAACCTACCGGCAGAAAGCGCGAAAGGATTTTTTGGCGGTCATCAAAAAGCGCAGAGCAAGCAAGAACAAGATGCGCAAGGCAATACGCAAGCAGCTGGGGTACATACGCCGTAATCTCCGGCATATAGAGCAATTAGCGACGGTAGTCGGCTTGAATAGCCTGTCTCGGCAGCAGTACCGGAATATGCTGGTGATCTCGGAAGTCTTTCGCCAGCAGGCACTGATGTATGAATCCAAAGATCATCGAATGTCAGGCCGGATCGTGAGCATATCCCAACCCCATATTCGCCCCATAGTCAGGGGAAAAGCCGGAACCCCGGTTGAGTTCGGCATGAAGATTTCATCCGCCAATATTGACGGGTACATGTTTATCGATCGCTGTTCATGGGATCCATACAACGAGTCTGGTGATTTAGTCATGCAGGCTGAAAAGTACAGGCACAGATATGGCGTGTATCCGGCATCAATACACGCCGATCAGATTTACCGCACCAGGGATAACCGAAATTGGTGCAAGGAACGGGGAATCAGATTATCCGGTCCGCCGCTTGGTCGGCCACCGAAAGATCGTGGTGAAAATCGGGAACGAAAGAAGCTGGCTCGTCAGGATGAGCTGGATAGAATAGCTGTCGAAGGGACATTTGGCAGAGCAAAACGACGGTACTCAATGGGTCGTTTAATGACAAAGCTTGCTGAGACCAGTGAATCGCAGGTGGCCATGATCATGCTGGTGATGAACCTGGAAAAGATTCGGAAGGATCTTTTTTACGTCTTTATCATAGCTATGCTACGCAGCCGAAAAATTACGAAGTCTCATTTCCCCGTGGTATTGGGGTATGGTAATATGGCAGCATAGGGTTTTTTCAGGAGGCCCTATTTAACCGGACAGCAGTGGTCGTAAATATTTTTTCATAGTATTTGGTGTATACATCTATCTCAGAAATGTTCTCTTCCTTAGCCAATCTACTAATACTTTTTGTTTCGTAGTTTTCAATTTTATATACTTCTATATCATTTCCATAACCATCTTTTATTGTTTTAAAAGTAACCGTCAATTTACCAGGCCCTGCACAACCTGAGCTTTAGATGGAATAATTCTTCCACATGGAGGAATTATGGATAAAAAAGTAGAGAAATGGAAGGCTATCACCGATCAATGGCGGGAAAGTGGACAAACCCAAAAGGAGTTCTGCCGAAATCACGAAATCAAGCTTTCAACGCTACATTACTGGATGAAGCGGGTTAAGAATTCCATGACCAGTGAATCTCCAAATCGGGATCTGGTCCACATTGAACCGAAGGGGCGCATGGCTTCTTCCAATGATATAGTAATAGAGATTGATCGAAGGTTTCGCATCATGGTGCCGGATAGAATCTCCTCCGAACGTCTGCAAGCAGTTTTGGCGGCATTCCGGTGATTCCTGATCTGTCCCAACTGGATATTTATGTCCGTCCAGGTGTTACTGATATGCGCAAGCAGGTGAACGGTTTATCGGAAATTGTCGAGCAGAAGATGAACCACTTGGCCATGTCTGGATCCTTGTTTCTGTTCTGCAATCGGAACCGGAGATTACTCAAATGTATCTGGTGGGACCGCAACGGGTTCTGTCTGTGGCTCAAGCGGTTGGAAAAAGACCGCTTTCCCTGGCCGGACACCGAGGAACAGGCAAAGCAGATCACCACAGCCCAACTACAGATGATTCTGGACGGCATTGATTTTTGGCACGCCCATAAGGCAATTGAGTATGTCGAATGTAACTGAAATGACTTCCCTCAACTGCTGAGTCCATGCTAGAATTTAGATCATGTTGAGCGCAGCGGAGATTGAACAGTTACCAGACGCAGTCAAGACCCATATAACCGCACTGGACTCCCGACTTGCTGAGCGCGAACTAGAAATCGAAGACCTTCAGGAACAACTTAAACTGGCCCGGTTTCGAAAGTTCGCCCGCACCAGCGAGTCCGCTTCTGACCTGCTGCAGACGATGCTGTTTGAAGAGTCGCAGGTCGCCTCGACACCGGCAGATGATACGGATGCCACAGACACAGTTACAACAGTCACGTCTCATACCCGAAAGAAACGGGGGCGAAAACCATTATCCGATGACCTACCGAGGGTCGATGTCATCCACGACATCCCGGAAGACGAGAAGCACTGTGGATGCGGTCATGAGCTCTCCAAAATCGACGAAGAAGTCAGTGAAAAACTGAAAACCATCCCCGAACAGTTTTTCGTCGAACGGCATATACGGCCCAAATATGCCTGCCGTAAATGTGAAGGTTCCGGGGACGAAGACAAACCGGTGTTCCGTATTGCTCCGGTTCCTCCGTCCATCATCCCTAAGAGTATTGTCACCCCGGAGCTTCTGGCATTCATTATTCAGAACAAGTTTGTCGATCATCTACCCTTTTACCGGCAGGAAAAGCGCTTTGAACGGGTTGGAGCGAGAATCAGCCGGCAGGATATGTCAAATTGGCAACAGAAAGCGTACGAGCTACTGAAACCCTTTAAAACCCTCATGAAAGCGCAGATTCTGTCCGGATCGGTCGTTCAGATGGATGAAACCACCGTCCAGGTCATGAATGAAGAGGAAAAATCCAATACCAGTAAATCGTATATGTGGCTCGCAAGAGGAGGCCCGCCTGATAAAAAG
It includes:
- the tnpC gene encoding IS66 family transposase, with product MLSAAEIEQLPDAVKTHITALDSRLAERELEIEDLQEQLKLARFRKFARTSESASDLLQTMLFEESQVASTPADDTDATDTVTTVTSHTRKKRGRKPLSDDLPRVDVIHDIPEDEKHCGCGHELSKIDEEVSEKLKTIPEQFFVERHIRPKYACRKCEGSGDEDKPVFRIAPVPPSIIPKSIVTPELLAFIIQNKFVDHLPFYRQEKRFERVGARISRQDMSNWQQKAYELLKPFKTLMKAQILSGSVVQMDETTVQVMNEEEKSNTSKSYMWLARGGPPDKKVVDYEYHRSRGSDYAKNYLKEFSGYLQTDGYVGYETALKNRNDIVHVGCMAHIRRKFFEAGKSSKKAGSAHEAVSKIAKFYRIEKELRSLDLLDEEFISERKARIAPVAKDFKAWLDKKALSIRPTSATGQAVSYALSQWDKIMKYLEHPQLTPDNNSSENAIRPFVLGRKNWLFSGSPQGAESSCFMFSLIETARQNGLNPYGYLVHVFTRAPEIALSGKWEELLPWNIKDELLEMKSILQA
- the tnpB gene encoding IS66 family insertion sequence element accessory protein TnpB (TnpB, as the term is used for proteins encoded by IS66 family insertion elements, is considered an accessory protein, since TnpC, encoded by a neighboring gene, is a DDE family transposase.), whose protein sequence is MIPDLSQLDIYVRPGVTDMRKQVNGLSEIVEQKMNHLAMSGSLFLFCNRNRRLLKCIWWDRNGFCLWLKRLEKDRFPWPDTEEQAKQITTAQLQMILDGIDFWHAHKAIEYVECN
- a CDS encoding IS5 family transposase (programmed frameshift); translation: MYRTEDKTQLSFEDFYLPFGGKLNPNNRWVQLADLIPWEDLEAEYASQFAIESGQGAPAIRFRTALGALIIKEKLGITDEETVEQIRETPYLQYLIGMQGYQDETPFDPSMMVHFRKRISMDMITHANELIIAEERKKTEDDTEAEKEENPEVENNGKLLIDATCVPGDIRYPTDLSILNESREKLETIIDVLHAKRAKGATKPRTYRQKARKDFLAVIKKRRASKNKMRKAIRKQLGYIRRNLRHIEQLATVVGLNSLSRQQYRNMLVISEVFRQQALMYESKDHRMSGRIVSISQPHIRPIVRGKAGTPVEFGMKISSANIDGYMFIDRCSWDPYNESGDLVMQAEKYRHRYGVYPASIHADQIYRTRDNRNWCKERGIRLSGPPLGRPPKDRGENRERKKLARQDELDRIAVEGTFGRAKRRYSMGRLMTKLAETSESQVAMIMLVMNLEKIRKDLFYVFIIAMLRSRKITKSHFPVVLGYGNMAA
- the tnpA gene encoding IS66 family insertion sequence element accessory protein TnpA, whose amino-acid sequence is MDKKVEKWKAITDQWRESGQTQKEFCRNHEIKLSTLHYWMKRVKNSMTSESPNRDLVHIEPKGRMASSNDIVIEIDRRFRIMVPDRISSERLQAVLAAFR